gatgaataaaaattgttattgtttaCTTTTGGCTGAAATTGCATGCAAAAtgctgaaactttttaaaaataaagaaatctcgaaaattttaacatataGCTTTGCAAAATGTCAGTTAAACccaaaattttttcatagttttcGATTATCATCCATCGAAAGCCCTCAAAATGAATGTTTGAGAATTCTTGAAAGGGATAAACGTAGTAAGTTGGAATTGGCCCGTCCGTTGTATATCAGTTCTGTTGCCTTTTCTGATGCTGAACCTTCCGAAGAAACAGATGACAAAGACAAAAAGGATGTAGATCCTTCCAAACTTAGAACAAGAGTAATTGATCCTGAAACCAGCATTCGTTATTTAAAGAGCAAAGCATACGAAACTACTTATGGCGATGAACCAGTGTGGGTGAAGTACCGACGTAATTTCAAAGGACAATTCGTGCCAAGAAAAAGCCGGCAAACTTGCATCAGGGGAGGAGTAATCACTACTGGTAATCCTTGTCCAATATGCAGAGATGAATATTTAGTTCTCCATTACACAAATGTTGATCTattgaaacaatttattcatCCTGAAACTGGAGAAATTCTTGACACTCGTAAAACTCATATTTGTCAAAAGAGATTGCTACAATTAGAAGTAGCaatagaaaaagcaaaattttatggACTTCTGAAATATCAAGTTCCATTTAGAAAATACGATTATAGTGAATACTATCCTGATTTGAAAGAGATGTGATGGATAGATGCCTAGTATGTGCTCACTGCAAATTGgtattgcaataaattataaaaagtaatcaaTTGTCCAGTTTGTTATTATCACTTCACatgataaattttacaatatagaacaatttcttttcatttttttatataacatctgtggacatatttttataagtaaatatgtaatatgatttacatttaatatttgtaagATTTCTAGTTGAATTATAAAGATTCGGTAAAATTCACTTTAAAGATTACTTTTCCAACCTGTAAACTATAAAATCACATTTAGGgtggaaaatttaattatgactGAATTgcataaatgatttcattttaaaaatctgtttcattaatgataagcaaatattaattatttaatttaaatatattattttatttgtatgttgcatttttgcttcttttgaacttttcttaaatttttttcaataatgaggttctctaaataataaaaagcattttaatcacTATTCTGTTCTTTTTTAGATAAATGCTTAGTATGTACTCACTGCAAATTGgtattgcaataaattataacaaataatcaaTTGTCCAGTTTGTTATTATCGCTATACatgataaattttacaatatagagcaatttgtaattattctatagatttcatttaagaaagataatataataaGCACATGAAGTATATTTTCTTCTATGAAAACATATCTCATTATCATTAACACAGcttaaaagggtttttttaaaatattaggaaatagtAATGGTGTTAATTTGTATATTATCAATcatttatgaaatgaatgaattataaatcttctatgaaaatagatattttctatatttatatttaaatttttaggtttcctgtgtttttattttaaaaattaatatcaaggggtaatattctgaaatttaactgaaaagcatttttctaaatatagtaTACAAGTATGAAGGTGTATAGCATCATTAAGTCtttaaaaactgcatattttttatGGTCCTTATATAAGGGCcttaaaagtacttattttttatccagatgtttatatttttcttctgatgaAAAAGAAATCGTTTCACCATGCTAGATCTGCCTGATTATAGGTTGTATTTTCTTTTCGATGttagatcttttaatatttaatagattttataaatccGGAGGTCAGTGTAAAAGGTTTTATCTTCTGTTTAGGAGCATACTGATAGAatggagaaaatatatatttcttatttactttacTCTTTTTTCACTTCCTTTTGTTTATTTAGAATAAGgtgggaaatattttctttttagaaattattttaaatattcatgttaaGCTTTTAACAGTAATTTCAGCTCATCTTTGCTTTTCTGTTCatgattacttatttataaagcatttgtTAGTTATATTTCAATGCCATTTTGTGATgcctttgcctgtattccttatacataaCTCTCTTGCACTCTCGTCATTGtatcatctggtggcttcctgcaatttgtatatgatttttgaagatgtgtgtagtcattttaggGATGATATATGTATTTCAGAGTTCGATTTTCACCTAACTctgaattattctttatttatggacatgagagtatttaatatattgtttccaAGGGAGAGGGAAACCAGCATATGTAATTCGAGGGGCTgattccaatttcttttttaataggtCAGCAATAGAACATTTATCGGGGCTGATTTTAAGTTTCCAATAATTACACCATTTGTGGACGttttccattgtatttttttttttttttttgcagcttcTTTGAAATGTAATCCAAAGATATATGAacacaaaagataaaaatgtcaTCAGCGAAAATTGAGTATTTCACACCAACATCGAGAGGTTCAAAGAAATCCGCAAGAAAAATTGCAAAGAGTATGGGTGATACAACATTACCTTGAGGCAAACCTTTCTGAGAAGTTTTTCTCCTAGAAAGAGAATTTCTCCAACGAACTTGAAAAGTTCGGTTTTGGAGAAAATTGTGCATGATGTTTGCAATATTGCCTTTGATACCAAGCTGAAGGCACTTCAGCATAAGACCATCAATGTAAACCGAGTCATATGCACTTTTAAGATCTAAactaattctgataaaatatttctttagattgtGGGCTTCTGTAATGGCCGTGtagattttatatattgtaatctGATTGTCGCAGAGGAAAAGGAAACCATTCACAAAAGGAGAAATTTTTCTCTCTACTATTAAATGATTGGTAATCCGTTgaatcaaaattctttcaaaagtttttgagaAAACAGAGGTGAGAGCTATTGGTctataagaaatgatttttgttttgttattgttaGATTTTAAGAACTGAGACAATGATTGAATGTTTCCATTCCTCCCGAATAAAAGATGTTGTAAGAACCTCTTGAAAGACGGATGTGATATTTATTAGATCTGTGTTGCTAAGATTTTTAAACCAATTTGCTGTAATACCATCAGCACCAAGTAAGGAATTCCATGCTTTTTTATAGCGTATCTGACTTCCTGTAAGTGAATAAAGGTATTAAGACAAGTGTAATCTTCGCTATAATCAAATGGAATCGGCTCATGCTTGAAACCTACTGTCAGCAAAAAGATTGCTTTGCTGAGATGGATTTGCGATAACACGATTGTTATGCTGAATGAGATTTGAGATATTCAATTCTTGGATTGAATGATTGTAACTTGTTGAGTATCGAGTAAAACATTCTAGGATTTGtagaaatattgcaaattttgtcCCAATAATTCCGACTACCCTTTTTAATATGAAAGCAAAGtcttgctgcatttttttttgtgtgtgtgcgctTTATCCAGTCTGGTTTTGAGATGAAACGAAGGGATctttttcaaaacagaatttacaaatttttgaaaaatgtgacaAGATAGGTTCCACCAGGGAGGATAATTATTAGTCGGCAATggtattatttttgtgttttctcTTATAACTTCCGAAATCCTGTGTGTCAATGCATTTAGATCAGTTTTTGTAGCCATCGATTCCAAACTATTGTTTTTATATACCTTGAACTAGGCTCTAAATTTGACCATGTAATTATGACCGGGCAATGATCACTTTCAAAGGATGAATCCAAAACATAACAATTAACTCTATAAGAGATAGATGCAGAGCTGATCGTGCAGCGATGCTGATCTAGTACAAGTGGCATATGTAGGGTTCGAAGTAGTAAGGTCAAAACTGGAATTTTGAAGCCGTTCTACAAAATCATTACTTAGAGGAGATGATTTATTTGATCCCCAAAGAGGGTGATGGAGATTAAAGTCACCGAATATAAAAACAGGTgcggagggggaaaaaaaaacaaacccttttacattttctatattgAGTCATTGGGGGGAGAGGCATATAAGTTAATGATAATAAGATTTTAACCTTTATGGAAAACTTCAAAAGCAAGTATTTCAAATTTGCTATTGTGTGTAGCACTAACTGGGATAATTCTACCAGATGCGTTTTTTGGAATGCCAGGAATTAAACCACCTCCAGGCCAATCTTGCCtgtctaaataaaacaaatttttagttgAACACGGGAAGTGATGTTCCTGCTTGAAGAATGTTTCTTGTAAAATCCAGAATTCGGATGTAGAAAAAGGTGAAACTTTgagacatatttttttgtttttaggaCCTCTATAGTTTCAATGTACGAAACTCATTGTAAAAGAGAAAACCAGCACAAATTTACGAAAAACCATTGCCAATGGAATTATGGGAAAACGAAAAAGTTTAAAgtcacacaagaaaaaaaaaaggacaaaaaagcAAATGAGGAAGTCCAAGAACTAACCAAAAGCACCTGCATCTAATTGCATTGGAATAGCAGATGCTTTACGAATTTTctctaatgtttttttctttatgatgGAGAAAGATTTTCGCTTCCAAGATTTCTCATGATGGTTAAGTTATGCTACAACGATTCCACCAATTTTTCAAACATCCCAAGGATTGCGTTAATTTGATCttccattttgattttaattgtttgGATAATTGAATCAATCCTTTCATTCGTTTTAGTGAGCATAGTctccatttttttcctttattacttcttcgatatttttaataggtgtatttatttttacagctgCTGCGTAACTAGATTTTCTTGACTGATCATAGATTCGTCTCGCTTCAACTGTTGTGatgtgatttttacattttagttcTAAATGTCCTTTTATAGGACATTTAgaactaaaatgtaaaatttatcagtaaaatgcccttttctttgataaaaaaatggaCATCCCCTCCTTGTGGCTGAACGCTCTCCCGTACAGTTTATGCATTTTTGTTGTGATTGACAGATGCCTGCGTGAGTATCGCCACATAGATGACAAATCTTTTGTTTTTCACAATGCTTTTTTGCTATCCTTGAAAGGTGCATGAAACTGTAACAATTTGTACATTGTCGTGGATTATCAATGAAAAGTTGTACTCTTTGATTTGTAAAGTAAATCTTAATATCCACCGCCAAACGTGTTCCCAGTTTCTTGATAAGGACGGGTGATGTCTCCCGAGAGTCTTTTGTTTTAGGAATGTCCTCATTTCcacaatttctatttcattattttttgttaattcttcGGCAATTTCCAGCAACTAGACTTTTGTGAGGATTTCATAGAGGAGAAAACGAGATTTTATATTTTCCCATATGATGTCCGTCGTAACTGGAATGTTTACTAATGTGTCTAGGCTAAGTAGCTGGGCTGCACAGACAGAATCCTGTGTTGTAAACATGATTTTCCCCATGCGGGTAAATTTCATGTTTGATATATTTGCATGgcgatttattttttcttttatgaaaatttgtagcGTAAACGGTTTTATTTGGGGAATTCTTGATTTAGGATCTGCTTTTgtcattacaatatttattctatCCAAGACGTAATACCAGTTCGTTTGTAGATTTTCCACACTTGAAGAATTTTTCTGACGTTGAGGACTGCATGATGCTTATAGAATAGAAACTATTATTTTGTTCCACTTCTTTGAATGGCTCAGttttactaattttcaaaaacaatagggaaaaaaggagaaaagtgGACAGGTCTCACCTGATTTCAATGTCCTATGTCAACCACCAGTTGAAAAT
The window above is part of the Argiope bruennichi chromosome 7, qqArgBrue1.1, whole genome shotgun sequence genome. Proteins encoded here:
- the LOC129976031 gene encoding 28S ribosomal protein S18b, mitochondrial-like; protein product: MLKLFKNKEISKILTYSFAKCQLNPKFFHSFRLSSIESPQNECLRILERDKRSKLELARPLYISSVAFSDAEPSEETDDKDKKDVDPSKLRTRVIDPETSIRYLKSKAYETTYGDEPVWVKYRRNFKGQFVPRKSRQTCIRGGVITTGNPCPICRDEYLVLHYTNVDLLKQFIHPETGEILDTRKTHICQKRLLQLEVAIEKAKFYGLLKYQVPFRKYDYSEYYPDLKEM